The Myxococcales bacterium genome has a segment encoding these proteins:
- a CDS encoding response regulator: MLTESVKPEPTENPVFRERLRQETLDKTILHTKYALWIASFVYPLFWFLDLLASPENKKLFLLFRLGVLATYLIGLALLNRPLGRRLAYAISVGVVFSSAFGIVIMIPLMGGFASDYYIGVLMALFVAGLFMPWPMKPTIVCCLLVVGGYLAVNLAVAMDTATLVSVSRPVFFLGGTSIFTIFANWGKERTRKKDVMQRMQIEKNNEDLKALDEAKMRFFSNVSHELRTPLMLILGPLEALRQGREPASTPEMLAAMDTNARRLLRQVNTILDFAKMDSGNLQCHYTATNLGAILKELTDAARPHAARKGIALSLENADRVPECPMDPEKVETIAANLLSNALKFTPQGGHIVLRIDYDADKIWFEVADTGTGIPEDKLDDIFERFLQVDNTLSRQSEGTGLGLAMVKELTKLHRGRISVTSRLGEGSTFHVELPRNPEFKPLERRRNPGRRIEDKMAAERTAALVGAQLEKRSDARTLLSDVEGAKLESRADSVAAAKNQAPADAPRLLYLEDNLDLQTFVANSLSNRYRIETANDGVEAFEKLRRFTPDLILSDVMMPRMDGYEFCRRLRADGAYDKVPVVMVTAKSGAEAVVEGLEIGANDYISKPFEMRELEARLAAHLRVHRLEKNLQERDSRLSAIGKMTSSIVHDLKNPLTSILGFAELLKADVEAGAVDSVGEMIDPIVLEARRLQQMITEVLDFARGKAVDLQTMPTAVKPYLERICAPIRDRLSAMGIELILDLGKDESVELNWDPNRMQRVFENLLKNAQEALVENAADGPPKHIWISVKPERQAIEVRVADDGPGIPAELTDTLFDLFATSGKKSGTGLGLATVRNIVVAHGGDIQALSKGSRGGAEFIMKFPLQIGAAESSDSHSA; this comes from the coding sequence TTGTTGACGGAAAGTGTCAAACCGGAACCGACCGAAAATCCTGTTTTCCGGGAGCGCTTGCGCCAGGAAACGCTGGACAAGACGATCCTGCACACCAAGTACGCGTTGTGGATCGCCTCGTTCGTCTATCCGCTGTTCTGGTTTTTGGATTTGCTGGCCTCGCCGGAAAACAAGAAGCTGTTTCTGCTTTTCCGCCTGGGCGTTCTGGCCACTTACCTGATCGGCCTGGCGCTGCTCAATCGGCCGCTCGGCCGCCGGCTGGCTTATGCGATCTCGGTCGGCGTCGTTTTCAGTTCCGCCTTCGGCATCGTGATCATGATTCCGTTGATGGGCGGGTTCGCCAGCGACTATTACATCGGCGTGCTGATGGCGCTCTTCGTGGCAGGGTTGTTCATGCCCTGGCCGATGAAACCCACCATCGTCTGCTGCCTCCTGGTCGTCGGCGGCTATCTGGCGGTCAACCTGGCGGTGGCGATGGACACCGCGACGCTGGTGAGCGTGAGCCGGCCGGTGTTCTTTCTCGGCGGCACCTCGATTTTCACCATTTTCGCCAACTGGGGAAAGGAACGGACGCGGAAAAAAGACGTCATGCAACGCATGCAGATCGAGAAAAACAACGAGGACCTCAAGGCCCTCGACGAAGCCAAGATGCGCTTTTTCTCGAACGTCAGCCACGAGCTGCGCACGCCCCTGATGCTGATTCTCGGGCCGCTGGAAGCGTTGCGCCAGGGCCGCGAACCGGCGAGCACGCCCGAAATGCTCGCGGCCATGGACACCAACGCCCGGCGACTCCTGCGTCAGGTCAACACGATCCTCGATTTCGCCAAGATGGATTCCGGCAATCTCCAGTGCCATTACACTGCCACCAATCTCGGCGCCATTTTGAAGGAATTGACCGATGCGGCGCGGCCGCACGCCGCGCGCAAGGGCATTGCGCTTTCGCTGGAAAACGCGGACCGCGTGCCGGAATGCCCGATGGATCCCGAAAAAGTCGAGACGATCGCCGCGAACCTGCTTTCCAACGCGCTGAAATTCACTCCCCAGGGCGGCCACATCGTTTTGCGGATCGATTACGACGCGGACAAGATCTGGTTCGAGGTCGCCGATACCGGCACCGGCATTCCCGAGGACAAGCTCGACGATATCTTCGAGCGCTTCCTGCAGGTGGACAACACGTTGTCGCGCCAATCGGAAGGCACCGGCCTGGGCCTGGCGATGGTCAAGGAACTGACGAAGTTGCATCGCGGGCGCATCAGTGTGACAAGCCGCCTGGGCGAAGGATCGACCTTTCACGTGGAATTGCCGCGGAACCCCGAATTCAAGCCGTTGGAACGGCGGCGCAACCCCGGCCGCCGTATCGAGGACAAGATGGCGGCCGAGCGCACCGCGGCGTTGGTCGGGGCGCAACTCGAAAAACGTTCCGATGCGCGCACCCTGTTGTCGGACGTCGAGGGCGCCAAGCTGGAAAGCCGCGCCGACTCCGTCGCGGCGGCGAAGAACCAGGCGCCGGCTGACGCGCCGCGCCTCCTGTATCTGGAGGACAACCTCGATCTGCAAACCTTCGTGGCCAACTCGCTGTCGAACCGCTACCGGATCGAAACGGCCAACGACGGCGTCGAGGCCTTCGAAAAACTGCGCCGGTTCACCCCCGACCTCATTCTCTCCGACGTGATGATGCCGCGCATGGACGGCTACGAATTTTGCCGCCGGCTGCGCGCCGACGGCGCCTACGACAAGGTTCCGGTGGTCATGGTGACCGCCAAGTCCGGCGCCGAGGCCGTGGTCGAGGGCCTGGAGATCGGGGCCAACGATTACATCAGCAAGCCGTTCGAAATGCGCGAACTGGAAGCGCGCCTGGCGGCCCATCTGCGCGTTCACCGCTTGGAAAAGAATTTGCAGGAACGCGACAGCCGGCTCAGCGCGATCGGCAAAATGACCAGTTCCATTGTTCACGACCTGAAAAACCCGCTCACCTCGATTCTGGGTTTCGCCGAGCTGCTCAAGGCCGATGTCGAGGCCGGCGCGGTCGATTCGGTCGGCGAGATGATCGACCCGATCGTCCTCGAGGCCCGGCGGCTGCAACAGATGATCACCGAGGTGCTGGATTTCGCGCGCGGCAAGGCCGTCGATTTGCAAACCATGCCCACCGCGGTGAAACCCTATCTCGAACGCATTTGCGCGCCGATCCGCGATCGCCTGTCCGCGATGGGGATCGAACTCATCCTGGATCTCGGCAAGGACGAGTCGGTCGAGTTGAATTGGGATCCCAACCGGATGCAGCGAGTGTTTGAAAATCTGCTGAAAAACGCCCAGGAAGCCCTGGTTGAAAACGCGGCGGACGGGCCGCCGAAACACATCTGGATCAGCGTGAAGCCGGAGCGCCAGGCCATCGAGGTGCGGGTGGCCGACGACGGCCCCGGCATCCCCGCCGAGCTTACGGATACGCTGTTCGACCTGTTCGCGACTTCCGGGAAAAAGTCCGGCACCGGGTTGGGATTGGCAACCGTGCGCAATATCGTCGTCGCGCACGGCGGCGATATCCAGGCGCTTTCCAAGGGAAGCCGCGGCGGGGCGGAATTCATCATGAAATTCCCGCTGCAAATCGGCGCCGCCGAATCGTCGGATTCGCATTCCGCTTAA
- a CDS encoding hydroxyacid dehydrogenase, which yields MLILIADAFDEALPKKLAKFGEVTSDAARLPEAEIVLVRSKTKCTPAWIDQAKKLKLIIRGGVGMDNIDKPYAQSKGVKAVNTAKASSIAVAELAFALMIAVPNQVIRADNSMKKGEFLKKEIKRTELFGKTLGLLGLGNIATEVAGRAKAFGMKVIAYRKSGRASDAATVVQNVDELYARADYISLHLPLTDETKEMINAAALAKMKKGVIIVNTGRGKTVNEADLKAALESGQVAAYATDVYYSDPPAPDCPLLSAPHTLMTPHIGSQTKENMDRIGDVAVEIIADFVKSAN from the coding sequence ATGTTGATCCTCATTGCTGACGCGTTTGACGAGGCGTTGCCGAAGAAACTGGCGAAATTCGGCGAAGTGACCAGCGACGCGGCCCGCTTGCCCGAGGCGGAAATCGTACTCGTGCGGTCGAAAACCAAATGCACCCCGGCCTGGATCGATCAAGCCAAAAAACTCAAGCTCATCATCCGCGGCGGCGTGGGGATGGACAATATCGACAAACCCTACGCCCAATCCAAGGGCGTCAAAGCGGTCAATACCGCCAAGGCTTCGTCCATCGCCGTCGCCGAACTGGCGTTCGCGCTGATGATCGCCGTTCCCAACCAGGTAATCCGCGCCGACAACTCGATGAAAAAAGGCGAATTCCTCAAGAAAGAAATCAAACGGACGGAACTGTTCGGCAAAACGCTGGGCCTGTTGGGCCTGGGCAACATCGCCACCGAGGTCGCCGGGCGGGCGAAGGCCTTCGGCATGAAAGTGATCGCCTACCGCAAATCGGGCCGGGCGTCGGACGCCGCCACGGTGGTGCAAAACGTCGACGAGCTTTACGCCCGGGCCGATTACATCTCGCTGCACCTGCCGCTGACCGACGAAACGAAGGAAATGATCAACGCGGCGGCGCTGGCCAAGATGAAAAAAGGCGTGATCATCGTCAATACCGGCCGCGGAAAAACCGTCAACGAAGCGGATTTGAAAGCGGCGTTGGAAAGCGGTCAGGTCGCCGCGTACGCCACCGACGTTTATTACTCCGACCCGCCGGCTCCGGATTGTCCGCTGCTGAGCGCGCCGCACACCTTGATGACGCCGCATATCGGCTCGCAGACCAAGGAAAACATGGATCGCATAGGCGACGTCGCCGTCGAAATCATTGCCGATTTTGTGAAAAGTGCGAATTAA
- a CDS encoding MBL fold metallo-hydrolase, with the protein MKKISGWILAAALVACWLVAACGGLDYPAADDDDDADDDTGGDDDTGGDDDTGGDDDTGDDDNDDVTFDPQNFSTRFYNVGLGDAILVEIPGPYTMMVDGGLIGSGSEIICPDLAARGIERIDVMVLTHPDYDHCGGLSEVFDCVEVGTVWTNGEASEEEAYLQFQQKLQEWGGPTVVKEQGDFDSLGDAGILTVHADSDYPEYDNNSLVQLVTYQGARVLLTGDIRNTAQQEIYDDYGALIDCDVIKIPAHGYAPFSADFVAQQGASIGVLSVGENAMGYPAQTTLNAYEATGMELYRTDVNGTILLTLVDGAWQLETGQRR; encoded by the coding sequence ATGAAAAAAATAAGCGGTTGGATCCTGGCGGCGGCGTTGGTGGCTTGCTGGTTGGTGGCGGCTTGCGGCGGGCTCGATTATCCCGCGGCGGATGACGACGATGACGCGGACGACGATACCGGTGGCGACGACGATACCGGCGGCGACGACGATACCGGCGGCGATGACGATACCGGCGACGATGACAACGACGACGTCACTTTCGACCCGCAAAATTTTTCCACCCGCTTTTACAATGTCGGCCTGGGCGACGCGATCCTCGTCGAAATTCCCGGCCCCTACACGATGATGGTCGACGGTGGCCTGATCGGCAGCGGCAGCGAGATCATTTGCCCGGATTTGGCGGCGCGCGGCATCGAGCGGATCGACGTCATGGTGCTGACGCATCCCGATTACGATCACTGCGGCGGTTTGTCGGAAGTTTTCGATTGCGTCGAGGTCGGCACGGTCTGGACCAACGGCGAAGCCAGCGAAGAGGAAGCTTACCTGCAGTTCCAACAAAAATTACAGGAATGGGGCGGACCGACGGTCGTCAAGGAGCAGGGTGATTTCGATTCATTGGGCGACGCGGGAATCCTGACGGTCCATGCCGACAGCGACTATCCCGAATACGACAACAACAGCCTGGTGCAACTGGTCACCTATCAGGGCGCTCGGGTGCTGCTCACCGGCGACATCCGTAACACGGCGCAACAGGAAATCTACGACGACTACGGAGCATTGATCGACTGCGACGTGATAAAAATCCCGGCGCACGGTTATGCGCCGTTCAGCGCGGATTTCGTCGCCCAGCAAGGCGCATCCATCGGCGTGTTGTCGGTCGGCGAAAACGCCATGGGTTATCCGGCGCAAACGACGCTGAACGCCTACGAGGCCACCGGAATGGAGCTTTATCGCACCGACGTGAACGGCACGATCCTGCTGACCCTGGTCGACGGCGCTTGGCAATTGGAAACCGGCCAGCGCCGCTAG
- a CDS encoding methyltransferase domain-containing protein — MRRATRRQTNAPLAAAVESGFPTDAYVADLSSEAAYIHSSKQPPVGTRVELRIQLPTGAKGPIRVGGSVIRVDEDGFALRFEDLHHKDLSRLRHYAGFAEMDEAVVRIQSRMKDVLSGNLLPLSDAAAIRERLTAAGQNGHRVLVIDPNGKAEPGAAAIFIGADRLKLRQLEKPLSGNEKAIYVAVLNGPLHLLFEGLIESTGEETILRWPQRLYHNERRSGPRRMQAGAWVEMQTSQLAGCPIRFPVVDLSENGFSLRAPQGCLFMEGMRLPAFHLLDGKEVREFDGATIKRLTRLNAEEWLIGLRFADDRSERDAFADLQRRSVKPTVWNTLTRYWGVVKEQARRRLRGKASKGREPVNIARYKNAQGENVVALLNATFDINEDAPDVDVAVVVAPAFLKRKEVFSLLARTLVDNFKRQGVHGVVLRFDATHTVGESYIDPEMEARGTPYLKWTFSQLESDLSASLRHLEKRFRPRRRVVLTFSVAAMAARRLIADGEKPPVDLWIAPFGCPDAQDMFQNYLAGIDLFQYYLHGEKAEPFLIYGRLADPNYVFPDAMERGMAFLDQARADMERITIPVTWIVGTYDYMVTRERVRQLLNAPGGGRREIFELPSGHILKSGDEAIASFKLIGESIFRHLFGKNIEAGEPDMAAFARQDDAEWARVKKENITDATDFWNRHLFGTAGEREGYDVLLYNPDYVAFLDRQVDWLDLASGLRVADIGCGTGNFSLRLLRRFTAPGERLDLACIDLVPGAVELTKRKIESWLGDLPGEQRPAVNLDCRVMNLEAARLLPWRDFLQGRLHSLEALLGRVEGLHAGALKRLLAAYDSTLHRFVRGEIPEAAVSRKKYPALNDEEWEIVRDLSRASRFLTRQTVPGDLRPGCAAAANAANLAFSRLNFGPANRECRLEAPDGCFDRIGCSLVLSYTYDPLSILREFHRLLSPGGILVVSSLKPNFDSSKSYLDEARTIAARYDLDEAERVRLLDSLREFASFVGCVMELEDEGRFQFFAADAFAGMVAEAGFTDVLTTESFGDPTTAVIVRACKSC, encoded by the coding sequence TTGCGCCGAGCGACGCGCCGGCAAACAAACGCCCCGTTAGCCGCTGCGGTGGAATCCGGGTTCCCGACCGATGCCTATGTGGCCGACCTAAGCTCGGAGGCCGCTTATATTCACTCGTCGAAGCAACCGCCGGTCGGGACTCGCGTTGAATTGCGGATCCAGCTGCCGACGGGCGCCAAGGGGCCGATTCGGGTCGGTGGTTCAGTGATTCGGGTGGACGAGGACGGCTTCGCCCTGCGCTTCGAGGATTTGCACCACAAGGATCTGTCGCGGCTGCGCCATTACGCGGGCTTCGCGGAAATGGATGAGGCGGTGGTTCGCATTCAATCCCGGATGAAGGACGTCCTGTCCGGCAACTTGCTGCCGCTGAGCGACGCCGCCGCGATCCGCGAACGGCTGACCGCGGCCGGTCAAAACGGCCACCGCGTTCTGGTGATCGATCCCAACGGCAAGGCCGAGCCCGGCGCCGCGGCCATTTTTATCGGCGCCGACCGCTTGAAACTGCGGCAGCTGGAAAAACCGCTGAGCGGCAACGAAAAGGCGATCTACGTGGCGGTGCTCAACGGCCCGTTGCACCTGCTATTCGAGGGATTGATCGAATCCACCGGCGAGGAAACGATTCTGCGCTGGCCCCAACGGCTTTACCACAACGAACGCCGTTCGGGTCCGCGCCGGATGCAGGCCGGCGCCTGGGTGGAAATGCAAACGAGCCAACTCGCCGGTTGCCCGATTCGTTTCCCGGTGGTCGACCTGAGCGAAAACGGTTTTTCCCTGCGCGCGCCGCAAGGCTGCCTCTTCATGGAAGGAATGCGCCTGCCGGCCTTTCATTTGCTGGACGGGAAAGAAGTCCGCGAATTCGACGGCGCCACGATCAAGCGCCTGACCCGCCTGAACGCCGAGGAATGGCTGATCGGGTTGCGTTTCGCCGATGACCGGTCGGAGCGGGATGCCTTCGCGGACCTGCAACGCCGTTCGGTCAAACCGACTGTTTGGAACACGCTGACCCGCTATTGGGGCGTGGTCAAGGAACAGGCGCGGCGCCGGTTGCGTGGCAAGGCGAGCAAGGGGCGGGAGCCGGTTAACATCGCCCGTTATAAAAACGCCCAAGGCGAAAACGTCGTCGCCCTGCTCAACGCGACGTTCGACATCAACGAGGACGCGCCCGACGTGGACGTGGCGGTCGTCGTGGCGCCGGCCTTTCTCAAACGCAAGGAAGTGTTCAGTCTGTTGGCGCGCACGCTGGTGGATAATTTCAAGCGGCAAGGCGTCCATGGCGTCGTGTTGCGGTTCGATGCCACGCACACGGTGGGCGAAAGCTACATCGATCCCGAAATGGAGGCGCGCGGCACACCGTACCTCAAGTGGACCTTCTCGCAACTCGAGTCGGATCTGTCGGCCAGCCTGCGCCACCTCGAAAAGCGTTTTCGCCCCCGCCGGCGCGTGGTGCTGACGTTTTCGGTCGCGGCGATGGCCGCCCGGCGGTTGATCGCCGACGGCGAGAAGCCACCCGTCGATCTGTGGATCGCTCCGTTCGGCTGCCCCGACGCGCAGGATATGTTCCAGAACTACCTCGCCGGCATCGACCTGTTCCAATACTATCTGCACGGCGAGAAGGCGGAACCGTTCCTCATCTACGGCCGGCTGGCCGATCCCAATTATGTCTTCCCCGACGCCATGGAGCGGGGCATGGCTTTTCTGGATCAGGCGCGCGCCGACATGGAGCGAATCACGATTCCGGTCACCTGGATCGTCGGCACTTACGATTACATGGTGACGCGCGAACGCGTCCGGCAACTGCTCAACGCGCCGGGCGGCGGCCGGCGGGAAATTTTCGAGTTGCCCTCGGGGCACATTCTCAAATCGGGCGACGAGGCGATCGCCTCGTTCAAATTGATCGGCGAATCCATCTTCCGGCACCTGTTCGGAAAAAACATCGAAGCCGGCGAACCGGACATGGCCGCCTTCGCCCGGCAGGACGACGCCGAATGGGCTCGCGTGAAGAAGGAAAACATCACCGACGCGACGGACTTCTGGAACCGCCACCTGTTCGGCACGGCGGGCGAGCGGGAAGGTTACGATGTCCTGCTGTACAACCCGGATTATGTCGCGTTCCTCGATCGGCAGGTCGATTGGCTCGACCTGGCCTCGGGGTTGCGCGTCGCGGACATCGGTTGCGGCACCGGCAATTTTTCTCTGCGGTTGCTGCGGCGTTTCACCGCGCCGGGCGAACGGCTGGATCTGGCCTGCATCGATCTGGTTCCCGGGGCGGTCGAGCTGACGAAGCGAAAGATCGAGTCGTGGCTCGGCGATTTGCCCGGCGAACAGCGGCCGGCCGTCAACCTCGATTGCCGCGTGATGAACCTGGAAGCAGCGCGCCTGTTGCCCTGGCGCGATTTTCTGCAGGGGCGCCTGCACAGCCTGGAAGCGTTGCTCGGCCGGGTGGAAGGGTTGCACGCCGGAGCGCTCAAGCGCCTGCTGGCCGCTTACGATTCCACGTTGCACCGTTTCGTACGCGGCGAGATCCCCGAAGCGGCCGTGTCGCGGAAAAAATACCCGGCCCTCAACGACGAGGAGTGGGAAATCGTCCGCGATTTGTCCCGCGCCAGCCGCTTTTTGACTCGCCAGACCGTGCCGGGCGATTTGCGTCCCGGCTGCGCGGCGGCCGCGAACGCCGCCAACCTGGCGTTCAGCCGGCTGAATTTCGGCCCCGCGAATCGCGAATGCCGGCTCGAGGCGCCGGACGGCTGCTTCGATCGCATCGGTTGTTCCCTGGTGCTCTCCTATACCTACGATCCGCTTTCGATCCTGCGGGAATTCCACCGGTTGCTGTCACCGGGCGGCATCCTGGTCGTCTCGAGTCTGAAACCCAATTTCGATTCCTCCAAATCCTATTTGGACGAAGCGCGCACCATTGCCGCGCGGTATGATTTGGACGAGGCGGAAAGGGTGCGCCTGCTCGACAGTTTGCGCGAATTCGCCAGTTTCGTCGGCTGCGTCATGGAATTGGAGGACGAGGGCCGATTCCAATTTTTCGCGGCCGATGCGTTCGCGGGCATGGTGGCCGAAGCAGGATTTACGGACGTCCTGACCACGGAATCTTTCGGAGATCCCACCACGGCGGTGATTGTCAGGGCGTGTAAATCTTGTTGA
- a CDS encoding response regulator — MDRPKRILVADDEDSNRLLFKTMLTRLGYEVVEAANGKIAVEKARELSPEVILMDIRMPMMDGLEATRQLKNDAQLKLIPVVIISSLSEVKDRVHALDAGADDFMSKPVDRIELQARIRSLLKVKEYNDYLLHYQKQLETEVTHRTVQLKQALERNKLASLDTIFRLSQAAEYKDEDTGAHIMRIGFYAAAIARKMELNPGDSESLLYAAPMHDVGKIGIPDKILLKPAKLDPDEWETMKQHTTIGARLLRGSDFDVIQMAEVVALTHHEKWDGTGYPRGLQGDNIPKVGRIVAIADVFDALTTHRPYKEAFSYDKALTIIREMAPAHFDPQVTAAFFEIVDQILEIRKSNEDAKCRATMFRRAMGDA, encoded by the coding sequence ATGGACAGACCAAAACGCATTTTGGTGGCCGATGACGAGGACTCCAACCGACTCCTATTCAAGACCATGCTGACGCGTCTCGGTTATGAAGTCGTCGAGGCGGCCAACGGTAAAATCGCCGTCGAAAAAGCCCGCGAACTGTCGCCGGAAGTCATTTTGATGGACATTCGCATGCCGATGATGGATGGGTTGGAAGCCACGCGGCAATTGAAAAACGATGCCCAGTTGAAATTAATTCCGGTGGTGATCATTTCCTCCCTGAGCGAGGTGAAGGACCGGGTGCATGCCCTGGACGCCGGGGCGGACGATTTCATGTCCAAGCCCGTCGACCGGATCGAGTTGCAGGCGCGGATTCGCAGCCTGCTGAAAGTCAAGGAATACAACGACTATCTGCTCCACTACCAGAAGCAACTGGAAACCGAGGTGACGCATCGCACGGTGCAGCTCAAGCAGGCGCTGGAGCGAAACAAACTGGCGTCGCTCGACACGATTTTCCGGCTCTCGCAAGCCGCCGAATACAAGGACGAGGATACCGGCGCGCACATCATGCGGATCGGCTTTTACGCGGCGGCGATCGCCCGGAAGATGGAGCTCAATCCCGGCGACAGCGAGTCCCTGTTGTACGCGGCGCCGATGCACGATGTCGGCAAGATCGGCATCCCGGACAAAATTTTATTGAAGCCCGCCAAACTGGATCCGGACGAATGGGAGACGATGAAGCAACATACCACCATCGGCGCGCGATTGCTGCGCGGATCCGATTTCGACGTCATTCAAATGGCGGAAGTCGTGGCGCTGACCCATCATGAAAAATGGGACGGCACGGGCTATCCCCGCGGCCTGCAAGGGGATAACATCCCCAAGGTCGGCCGGATCGTCGCCATTGCCGACGTTTTCGACGCCCTGACGACGCACCGCCCTTACAAAGAAGCCTTTTCGTACGACAAGGCGCTGACGATCATCCGCGAAATGGCCCCGGCGCATTTCGATCCCCAGGTGACGGCGGCGTTTTTCGAGATCGTCGATCAGATCCTCGAAATCCGTAAAAGCAACGAGGACGCCAAGTGCCGCGCGACGATGTTTCGCCGGGCGATGGGCGATGCCTGA
- a CDS encoding DUF1015 domain-containing protein, whose amino-acid sequence MATVKPFRGYRPQPDQVKQIASPPYDVLDSEEARVMARGNEISFLHVNKSEIDLPPDTDPYSPLVYETAAANLRRLIDQGHLRRDPRPCFYLYRQKMGDHVQTGVLAAVSVAEYDADLIKKHEHTRKDKEDDRTRHTDICNANVGPVFLTYRADPQIDEIIARCQQSRPDFDFVADDGIGHTLWVVDDPATLAALQQAFIRIPALYVADGHHRSASAARVGRERREKNPRHTGREAYNYFMAVVFPDNQLKILDYNRVVKDLHGLTPAAFLERLREKFAVEPAAAPAPQRLHDIGLYLEGRWYTMTAKPGTYPAADPVKSLDVEILSANVLAPLLGIVDLRTDKRINFVGGIRGTRELERLVDGGKYAAAFAMHPVTVDQLMAIADAGRIMPPKSTWFEPKLRSGIVVRIIEED is encoded by the coding sequence ATGGCTACGGTCAAACCTTTTCGCGGCTATCGTCCGCAACCCGACCAGGTGAAACAAATCGCTTCCCCCCCCTATGACGTCTTGGATTCCGAGGAAGCCCGCGTCATGGCCCGGGGAAACGAGATCAGTTTCTTGCATGTGAACAAATCCGAGATCGACCTGCCGCCGGATACCGATCCGTACTCGCCGCTCGTTTACGAGACGGCGGCCGCCAATCTGCGGCGGCTGATCGACCAGGGCCACCTGCGGCGCGATCCCCGGCCTTGTTTTTACCTTTACCGGCAAAAGATGGGCGATCACGTCCAGACGGGCGTCCTGGCCGCCGTGAGCGTAGCCGAATACGACGCCGATCTGATTAAAAAACACGAGCACACGCGCAAGGACAAGGAAGACGACCGCACGCGTCACACCGACATCTGCAACGCGAACGTCGGCCCCGTCTTCTTGACCTATCGCGCCGATCCGCAAATCGATGAAATCATCGCCCGCTGCCAGCAAAGCCGGCCCGATTTCGATTTCGTCGCCGACGACGGCATCGGACATACATTGTGGGTCGTGGACGACCCGGCGACACTGGCCGCATTGCAACAGGCCTTCATTCGCATCCCGGCCCTCTACGTCGCCGACGGGCATCACCGCAGCGCTTCGGCGGCGCGCGTCGGCCGCGAGCGGCGCGAGAAGAATCCGCGCCATACCGGCCGCGAAGCCTACAACTACTTCATGGCCGTGGTGTTCCCGGACAACCAATTGAAAATTCTCGATTACAACCGCGTGGTCAAGGACTTGCACGGCTTGACCCCGGCCGCGTTCCTCGAGCGGCTGCGCGAGAAATTCGCCGTCGAACCGGCTGCCGCGCCCGCTCCGCAACGGTTGCACGACATCGGCCTCTATCTGGAAGGCCGGTGGTACACAATGACCGCCAAGCCGGGAACCTACCCGGCCGCCGATCCGGTGAAAAGTCTCGATGTCGAGATCCTTTCCGCCAACGTGCTCGCGCCGCTGCTGGGCATCGTCGATCTGCGCACCGACAAGCGGATCAACTTCGTCGGCGGCATCCGCGGCACGCGCGAACTCGAACGGCTCGTCGACGGCGGCAAATACGCGGCGGCTTTCGCCATGCATCCGGTGACGGTCGACCAACTGATGGCCATCGCCGACGCCGGCCGGATCATGCCGCCGAAATCAACCTGGTTCGAACCGAAACTGCGCTCCGGCATCGTGGTGCGCATCATCGAAGAAGATTAA